One part of the Streptomyces ferrugineus genome encodes these proteins:
- a CDS encoding NAD(P)H-hydrate dehydratase — protein MRTAYSVETVRAAERELMARLPDGALMQRAAAGLAAACADLLGRVYGSRVVLLIGSGDNGGDALYAGARLAGRGAGVTAVLLSPERAHAAGLAALRRAGGRAVGTDIAEELIERADLIVDGIVGIGGKGGLRPEAAPLADAAARSRAAVVAVDLPSGVDVDTGEVRGTAIRADLTVTFGTHKPGLLIDPAREYAGVVRLVDIGLALPGDAVELEALQHADVAALLPLPAAETDKYRRGVVGVAAGSGRYPGAAVLAVAGALRGGAGAVRYVGPAADAVIARFPETLVSDRGPKKAGRVQAWVVGPGAGDDAATVAEVLATDVPVLLDADGLRLADAEAVRGRTAPTLMTPHAGEAAALLGVSREEVEGARLASVRELAGRYAATVLLKGSTTLVAEAGGAGAVRVNPTGTGWLATAGSGDVLSGLAGSLLAAGLSPVDAASVAAYLHGLSARFAADGAPVGAHDVAEGIPGAWRDVRG, from the coding sequence ATGCGGACTGCGTACAGCGTGGAGACGGTAAGGGCGGCCGAACGGGAGCTGATGGCACGGCTCCCGGACGGCGCGCTGATGCAGCGGGCGGCGGCCGGACTCGCCGCGGCCTGCGCGGATCTGCTGGGCCGGGTGTACGGCAGCCGGGTCGTGCTGCTGATCGGCAGCGGCGACAACGGCGGCGACGCCCTGTACGCCGGCGCCCGGCTGGCGGGGCGCGGCGCGGGAGTGACGGCGGTGCTGCTGTCACCGGAGCGGGCGCACGCCGCGGGCCTGGCGGCGCTGCGCCGGGCGGGCGGCCGGGCTGTCGGCACGGACATCGCCGAGGAGTTGATCGAGCGCGCGGACCTGATCGTGGACGGCATCGTCGGCATCGGCGGCAAGGGCGGGCTACGGCCGGAGGCGGCGCCGCTGGCCGACGCGGCGGCGCGGTCGAGGGCCGCGGTCGTCGCCGTGGACCTGCCGAGCGGCGTGGACGTGGACACGGGCGAGGTGCGCGGCACGGCGATCCGGGCCGACCTGACGGTCACCTTCGGCACGCACAAGCCGGGCCTGCTGATCGATCCGGCGCGGGAGTACGCCGGTGTGGTGCGCCTGGTGGACATCGGACTGGCGCTGCCGGGCGACGCGGTGGAGCTGGAGGCGCTGCAACACGCGGACGTGGCGGCGCTGTTGCCGCTGCCGGCGGCGGAGACGGACAAGTACCGCCGAGGGGTCGTGGGCGTCGCGGCGGGGTCAGGGAGGTACCCGGGCGCGGCGGTGCTCGCGGTCGCGGGGGCGCTGCGCGGCGGCGCGGGAGCCGTACGGTACGTCGGCCCGGCCGCGGACGCGGTGATCGCCCGGTTCCCCGAGACGCTGGTGTCGGACCGGGGCCCGAAGAAGGCGGGGCGCGTCCAGGCCTGGGTGGTGGGCCCGGGCGCCGGTGACGACGCGGCGACGGTGGCGGAGGTGCTGGCGACGGACGTACCGGTACTGCTTGACGCGGACGGCCTGCGACTGGCGGACGCGGAGGCGGTACGCGGCCGTACCGCACCGACCCTGATGACCCCGCACGCCGGGGAGGCGGCGGCACTGCTCGGTGTCTCCCGGGAGGAGGTCGAGGGGGCTCGGCTTGCTTCGGTACGGGAGTTGGCGGGGCGGTATGCGGCGACGGTGCTGCTGAAGGGTTCGACGACGCTGGTGGCGGAGGCGGGGGGCGCGGGCGCCGTGCGGGTGAATCCGACGGGAACGGGCTGGCTGGCCACGGCGGGCAGCGGGGATGTGCTGTCGGGGTTGGCGGGATCCCTGCTGGCGGCGGGCCTCTCGCCGGTGGACGCGGCGAGCGTGGCGGCGTATCTGCACGGCCTGTCGGCGAGGTTCGCGGCGGATGGGGCGCCGGTGGGGGCGCACGATGTGGCGGAGGGGATTCCGGGGGCTTGGCGGGATGTGCGGGGGTGA
- a CDS encoding holo-ACP synthase, translating into MSIIGVGIDVAEIDRFEAALERTPGLAERLFLESELLLPGGDRRGVASLAARFAAKEALAKALGAPAGLLWTDAEVYVEDSGRPRLRVRGTVAARAAELGVRSWHVSLSHDAGVASAVVVAEG; encoded by the coding sequence ATGAGCATCATCGGGGTCGGCATCGACGTGGCCGAGATCGACAGATTCGAGGCGGCGCTGGAACGCACCCCCGGGCTGGCCGAACGGCTGTTCCTGGAGAGCGAGTTGCTGCTGCCCGGCGGCGACCGCCGGGGCGTCGCCTCGCTGGCGGCCCGCTTCGCGGCGAAGGAGGCCCTGGCCAAGGCGCTGGGTGCTCCGGCGGGTCTGCTCTGGACGGACGCCGAGGTCTACGTCGAGGACAGCGGCCGGCCGCGTCTGCGGGTGCGGGGGACGGTGGCGGCCCGGGCGGCCGAGCTGGGCGTACGGTCCTGGCACGTGTCGCTGAGCCATGACGCCGGGGTGGCGTCGGCGGTGGTGGTGGCGGAGGGCTGA
- the glmS gene encoding glutamine--fructose-6-phosphate transaminase (isomerizing), which yields MCGIVGYVGSQSALEIVTAGLKRLEYRGYDSAGVAVLADGGLAAAKKAGKLVNLEKELTERPLPTGTTGIGHTRWATHGGPTDANAHPHLDNAGRVAVVHNGIIENFAGLRAELEERGHGLASETDTEVVAHLLAEEFSGCADLAEAMRLVCRRLEGAFTLVAVHADEPDVVVGARRNSPLVVGVGEGEAFLASDVAAFIDHTRSAIELGQDQVVELRRDGVTVTGFDGRPADVRPYRVDWDAAAAEKGGYDYFMLKEIAEQPKAVADTLLGRIDAAGSLTLDEVRISASELREVDKVVIIACGTAFHAGLIAKYAIEHWTRIPCEVELASEFRYRDPILDQQTLVIAISQSGETMDTLMALRHAREQGARVLAICNTNGSTIPRESDAVLYTHAGPEVAVASTKAFLTQLVACYLVALYLGQVRGTKWGDEIGAVIRDLSRISNEVERVLETMEPVRELARSLAGKNTVLFLGRHVGYPVALEGALKLKELAYMHAEGFAAGELKHGPIALIEDDLPVVVVVPSPRGRSVLHDKIVSNMQEIRARGARTIVIAEEGDEAVVPYADHLIRIPATPTLLQPMVATVPLQVFACELATARGNEVDQPRNLAKSVTVE from the coding sequence ATGTGCGGAATCGTGGGATACGTGGGGTCGCAGTCGGCGCTCGAGATTGTCACGGCCGGGCTGAAGCGGCTGGAGTACCGGGGGTATGACTCGGCGGGGGTCGCCGTCCTGGCGGATGGCGGGCTGGCGGCCGCCAAGAAGGCGGGCAAGCTCGTCAATCTGGAGAAGGAGCTGACCGAGCGGCCCCTGCCGACGGGAACCACCGGGATCGGGCACACGCGGTGGGCCACGCACGGCGGGCCGACCGATGCCAATGCCCATCCGCATCTCGACAACGCCGGGCGCGTCGCCGTCGTGCACAACGGGATCATCGAGAACTTCGCCGGTCTGCGGGCCGAGTTGGAGGAGCGGGGGCACGGGCTGGCCTCCGAGACCGACACCGAGGTGGTCGCTCACCTGCTGGCCGAGGAGTTCTCGGGCTGTGCCGATCTCGCCGAGGCCATGCGGCTGGTGTGCCGGCGGCTGGAGGGGGCCTTCACGCTGGTCGCGGTGCATGCGGATGAGCCCGATGTGGTCGTCGGGGCACGGCGGAACTCGCCGCTTGTGGTGGGTGTCGGGGAGGGCGAGGCCTTTCTCGCCTCGGACGTCGCCGCGTTCATCGACCACACGCGGTCCGCGATCGAGCTGGGGCAGGACCAGGTCGTGGAGCTGCGGCGGGACGGGGTGACCGTCACCGGGTTCGACGGGCGCCCGGCGGATGTGCGGCCGTATCGCGTGGACTGGGATGCCGCCGCCGCGGAAAAGGGCGGCTACGACTACTTCATGCTCAAGGAGATCGCCGAGCAGCCCAAGGCGGTCGCCGATACGTTGCTGGGGCGCATCGACGCCGCCGGCTCACTGACCCTGGACGAGGTCCGGATCAGCGCCTCCGAGCTGCGGGAGGTCGACAAGGTCGTCATCATCGCCTGCGGTACGGCCTTTCACGCCGGGTTGATCGCCAAGTACGCCATCGAGCACTGGACGCGGATCCCGTGCGAGGTGGAGCTGGCGAGTGAGTTCCGGTACCGGGATCCGATTCTCGATCAGCAGACCCTCGTCATCGCGATCTCCCAGTCCGGCGAGACCATGGACACGCTCATGGCGCTACGGCATGCCCGTGAGCAGGGGGCCCGGGTGCTGGCGATCTGCAACACGAACGGGTCGACGATTCCGCGTGAGTCGGATGCGGTGCTGTACACGCATGCCGGGCCGGAGGTTGCGGTCGCCTCGACCAAGGCGTTTCTGACGCAGTTGGTCGCCTGCTATCTGGTGGCGTTGTATCTGGGGCAGGTTCGCGGCACCAAGTGGGGTGACGAGATCGGGGCGGTCATCCGGGATCTGTCGCGGATCTCGAACGAGGTCGAGCGGGTGCTGGAGACTATGGAGCCGGTGCGGGAGCTGGCGCGGAGCCTGGCCGGCAAGAACACGGTGCTCTTCCTCGGGCGGCATGTGGGGTATCCCGTTGCCCTTGAAGGTGCGCTCAAGCTCAAGGAACTCGCCTATATGCATGCCGAGGGGTTTGCGGCGGGGGAGTTGAAGCATGGGCCGATCGCTCTCATCGAGGACGATCTGCCGGTGGTCGTGGTCGTGCCTTCGCCTCGGGGGCGGTCGGTTCTGCACGACAAGATCGTGTCCAACATGCAGGAGATCCGGGCGCGGGGTGCGCGGACCATCGTGATCGCGGAGGAGGGGGACGAGGCGGTGGTGCCGTATGCGGATCACCTGATCCGGATTCCGGCGACTCCGACTCTGCTTCAGCCGATGGTGGCCACGGTGCCGCTGCAGGTCTTCGCGTGTGAGCTGGCCACCGCCCGGGGGAACGAGGTGGATCAGCCTCGGAACCTGGCGAAGTCGGTGACCGTGGAGTAG
- a CDS encoding helix-turn-helix domain-containing protein, with protein MAGLRREPTARQLRLGVELRRLRDAAGLTGREAAASLGVSSAQINHIESGLTGVSEERLRRLTANYACTDEELISALAAIATNRAKGWWEEFRGSLPTPFLDLAELEHHATFLREIQFLHIPGPLQTEDYARSVFSDRIPELPYEELELRVRHRMQRKTILEGPDPTPYEAVIHEAALRIRVGDRAASRVQLATLLDLSEADHVTVRVIPFDLDGFGGSWTAMMLAGGAVPRLDTAVRDAPHTAAFIDSEAQLGVIRTLFRRVEAASLEPERSRDFIHRLAKEL; from the coding sequence ATGGCGGGGTTGAGGCGCGAGCCAACAGCACGACAGCTTCGCTTGGGCGTCGAACTGCGCAGGCTTCGTGACGCAGCAGGCCTCACGGGCCGCGAAGCGGCAGCATCGCTCGGGGTGAGCTCCGCTCAGATCAACCACATCGAGTCCGGCCTCACCGGCGTGAGCGAGGAGCGCCTGCGCCGCCTGACCGCGAACTACGCCTGCACCGACGAGGAGCTGATCTCGGCGCTGGCGGCCATCGCGACCAACCGGGCCAAGGGCTGGTGGGAGGAATTCCGAGGGTCGCTGCCCACCCCCTTCCTCGACCTGGCGGAGCTGGAGCACCACGCCACGTTCCTACGAGAGATCCAGTTCCTGCACATCCCCGGCCCGCTCCAGACGGAGGACTACGCCCGCTCGGTCTTCTCCGACCGGATTCCCGAACTCCCCTACGAGGAACTGGAGTTGCGGGTGAGACACCGCATGCAGCGCAAGACGATCCTCGAAGGCCCCGACCCCACACCGTACGAAGCGGTCATCCACGAGGCGGCGCTGCGTATCCGCGTCGGTGACCGTGCTGCCTCCCGTGTCCAACTCGCCACGCTGCTCGACCTCTCCGAGGCGGACCACGTCACCGTACGGGTCATCCCCTTCGACCTGGACGGCTTCGGTGGATCCTGGACGGCCATGATGCTGGCGGGCGGCGCTGTGCCCAGATTGGACACCGCCGTGCGCGACGCGCCTCACACCGCGGCCTTCATCGACTCGGAGGCCCAGCTGGGCGTCATTCGAACGCTCTTCCGTAGGGTAGAAGCGGCGTCGCTCGAACCCGAGCGGTCGCGCGACTTCATCCACAGGCTGGCCAAAGAGCTGTGA
- the alr gene encoding alanine racemase gives MTETTAPRTAPLRARAEIDLAALRANVRTLRALAPGAALMAVVKSDAYGHGAVPCARAAVEAGATWLGTATPEEALALRSAGLRGMRIMCWLWTPGGPWREAIEADLDVCVAGMWALREVTEAARQAGAPARVQLKADTGLGRGGCQPGADWAELVGEALSAEADGLIRITGLWSHFACADEPGHPSIAAQLDRFREMVSYAEEQGVRPEVRHIANSPATLTLPESHFDLVRTGVATYGISPSPELGSPADFGLRPVMTLSASLALVKHVPGGHGVSYGHSYVTPGETTLGLVPLGYADGIPRHASGAGPVLVGGKWRTVAGRIAMDQFVVDLGGDEPSPGAEAVLFGPGDRGEPTAEDWAQAAGTIAYEIVTRIGTRVPRVYRNADVDTDGDTDGDAAV, from the coding sequence ATGACAGAGACAACAGCCCCGCGGACCGCGCCCCTGCGAGCCCGCGCCGAGATCGACCTGGCCGCCCTGCGGGCCAATGTGCGGACCCTGCGCGCCCTCGCGCCGGGCGCGGCCCTGATGGCCGTCGTGAAGTCGGACGCGTACGGCCACGGGGCGGTGCCGTGTGCCCGCGCGGCCGTCGAGGCGGGCGCGACCTGGCTGGGCACGGCGACGCCCGAGGAGGCCCTGGCGCTGCGGTCCGCCGGGCTGCGCGGCATGCGGATCATGTGCTGGCTGTGGACGCCGGGCGGGCCCTGGCGGGAGGCCATCGAGGCCGACCTGGACGTCTGCGTCGCCGGGATGTGGGCGCTGCGGGAGGTCACCGAGGCCGCCCGGCAGGCCGGCGCCCCCGCGCGCGTGCAGCTCAAGGCCGACACCGGGCTCGGGCGGGGCGGCTGCCAGCCGGGCGCGGACTGGGCCGAGCTGGTTGGCGAGGCCCTGAGCGCCGAGGCCGACGGGCTGATCCGCATCACCGGGCTCTGGTCGCACTTCGCCTGCGCCGACGAGCCCGGTCACCCCTCCATCGCCGCCCAGCTCGACCGGTTCCGCGAGATGGTCTCGTACGCCGAGGAGCAGGGCGTCCGGCCCGAGGTGCGGCACATCGCCAACTCGCCCGCCACGCTCACCCTCCCGGAGAGCCACTTCGACCTGGTGCGCACCGGGGTCGCCACGTACGGCATCTCGCCCAGCCCCGAGCTGGGCAGCCCGGCCGACTTCGGGCTGCGGCCCGTGATGACGCTCTCGGCGTCCCTCGCGCTGGTCAAGCATGTGCCGGGCGGCCATGGCGTCAGCTACGGCCACAGCTACGTCACCCCGGGCGAGACCACCCTGGGCCTCGTCCCCCTCGGCTACGCCGACGGCATCCCGCGGCACGCCTCGGGCGCCGGACCCGTGCTGGTCGGCGGCAAGTGGCGGACGGTCGCCGGCCGGATCGCGATGGACCAGTTCGTCGTCGACCTGGGCGGGGACGAGCCGAGCCCCGGTGCCGAGGCCGTGCTGTTCGGGCCGGGCGACCGCGGTGAGCCCACCGCCGAGGACTGGGCGCAGGCGGCGGGGACCATCGCGTACGAGATCGTCACCCGGATCGGAACGCGCGTTCCACGCGTCTATAGAAACGCGGACGTGGATACGGACGGGGATACGGACGGGGACGCGGCCGTGTGA
- a CDS encoding DUF397 domain-containing protein codes for MTVPNNWRKSSYSGAGDGNSCVEVANTDTHIAIRDSKAPAYGTLTLPAGAFAAFLDGVKDDYSTVTDFARFRG; via the coding sequence ATGACCGTTCCCAACAATTGGCGGAAGTCGTCCTACTCCGGTGCCGGGGATGGCAATTCCTGCGTAGAGGTGGCGAACACCGACACCCACATAGCCATCCGCGACTCAAAGGCCCCGGCCTACGGAACCCTCACCCTCCCGGCCGGAGCCTTCGCAGCCTTCCTCGACGGTGTGAAGGACGACTACTCCACGGTCACCGACTTCGCCAGGTTCCGAGGCTGA
- the tsaE gene encoding tRNA (adenosine(37)-N6)-threonylcarbamoyltransferase complex ATPase subunit type 1 TsaE, whose translation MEAVPHNPGDPMTVELTITSPEQMRELGRRLAKLLRAGDLVMLSGELGAGKTTLTRGLGKGLGVRGAVTSPTFVIARVHPSLGDGPPLVHVDAYRLSGGLDEMEDLDLDVSLPDSVIVVEWGEGKVEELTEERLQLVIHRAVGDTTDEVRQVTVTGLGDRWAAADLSVLSA comes from the coding sequence ATGGAAGCAGTACCGCACAACCCGGGTGACCCCATGACCGTCGAGCTGACCATCACCTCTCCCGAACAGATGCGGGAGCTGGGCCGCCGGCTGGCCAAGCTGCTGCGCGCCGGCGACCTCGTGATGCTCAGCGGGGAGCTCGGCGCCGGCAAGACGACGCTGACGCGCGGGCTCGGCAAGGGGCTGGGGGTCCGGGGCGCGGTCACGTCCCCGACGTTCGTGATCGCCCGCGTGCACCCGTCCCTCGGCGACGGCCCGCCGCTCGTCCACGTCGACGCCTACCGGCTGTCCGGCGGCCTCGACGAGATGGAGGACCTGGACCTCGACGTCTCGCTGCCCGACTCGGTGATCGTCGTGGAGTGGGGCGAGGGCAAGGTCGAGGAGCTGACGGAGGAGCGGCTCCAGCTCGTCATCCACCGGGCCGTCGGGGACACCACGGACGAGGTACGGCAGGTGACGGTGACCGGGCTCGGGGACCGCTGGGCGGCGGCGGACCTGAGCGTGCTGTCGGCCTGA
- a CDS encoding alpha/beta fold hydrolase, producing MSESSAEAVAAVASATGAAANWRRATGIAGAAIGVIAAGAAAGVAIERMTVGRGMRQKARLALDSAGPYGSLRGTPGKAYSDDGTELYYEVDDIDPEAAPALTPRRRRLFGRKAPAPVTVVFSHGYCLSQDSWHFQRAALRGVVRTVHWDQRSHGRSGRGVAQTEEGKHVDIEQLGRDLKAVIDAAAPEGPLVLVGHSMGGMTVMALADQYPELIRDRVVATAFVGTSSGKLGEVNFGLPVAGVNAVRRVLPGVLKALGQRAELVEKGRRATADLFAGIIKRYSFSSRDVDPAVARFAERMIEGTPIDVVAEFYPAFTDHDKTEALALFADMPVLVLAGVGDLVTPSEHSEAIADLLPDAELVLVPDAGHLVMLEHPEVVTDRLADLLTRAGAVPAGATVIGYGSSTAQPG from the coding sequence GTGAGCGAGAGCAGCGCGGAGGCCGTCGCGGCCGTCGCCTCCGCCACGGGGGCGGCCGCGAACTGGCGCAGGGCGACCGGTATCGCCGGTGCGGCGATAGGCGTGATCGCGGCCGGCGCGGCCGCGGGCGTCGCCATAGAGCGGATGACGGTGGGCCGCGGCATGCGCCAGAAGGCCCGCCTCGCCCTCGACTCGGCGGGCCCGTACGGCTCGCTGCGCGGCACACCCGGCAAGGCGTACTCCGACGACGGCACCGAGCTGTACTACGAGGTCGACGACATCGACCCGGAGGCCGCGCCCGCCCTCACCCCGCGCCGGCGACGGCTCTTCGGGCGCAAGGCCCCGGCCCCCGTCACCGTCGTCTTCAGCCATGGCTACTGCCTGAGCCAGGACTCCTGGCACTTCCAGCGCGCCGCGCTCAGGGGCGTCGTGCGCACGGTGCACTGGGACCAGCGCAGCCACGGCCGCTCCGGGCGGGGCGTCGCCCAGACGGAGGAAGGCAAGCACGTCGACATCGAGCAGCTCGGGCGCGATCTGAAGGCCGTCATCGACGCGGCCGCGCCCGAGGGGCCGCTCGTGCTGGTCGGGCACTCCATGGGCGGCATGACGGTCATGGCGCTGGCCGACCAGTACCCGGAGCTGATCCGCGACCGGGTCGTCGCCACCGCGTTCGTCGGTACGTCGTCCGGGAAGCTCGGCGAGGTCAACTTCGGGCTGCCCGTCGCGGGGGTGAACGCGGTACGGCGGGTGCTGCCGGGCGTGCTCAAGGCGCTGGGCCAGCGGGCCGAGCTGGTGGAGAAGGGGCGCCGGGCCACCGCCGACCTGTTCGCCGGGATCATCAAGCGGTACTCGTTCTCGTCCCGGGACGTCGACCCGGCCGTCGCCCGGTTCGCCGAGCGGATGATCGAGGGGACGCCGATCGACGTGGTCGCCGAGTTCTATCCGGCCTTCACCGACCACGACAAGACCGAGGCGCTCGCCCTCTTCGCCGACATGCCGGTGCTGGTCCTGGCCGGCGTGGGCGACCTCGTCACCCCCAGTGAGCACAGTGAGGCCATCGCCGATCTGCTGCCGGACGCCGAGCTGGTCCTGGTGCCGGACGCCGGGCACCTGGTGATGCTGGAGCACCCGGAAGTGGTCACCGACCGTCTCGCCGACCTGCTCACCCGCGCGGGTGCCGTGCCCGCAGGGGCTACGGTTATCGGCTATGGAAGCAGTACCGCACAACCCGGGTGA
- a CDS encoding ATP-binding protein produces MPETEPWEYTLYIPNDVRAVTVSRRTLRLILTMHGLINLADTAELLATELVANAVRHTKGPAALRVRWAGGVLRIGAWDADPEPPEPPQELAKLGEAEEGRGLALVRACSDLWGWQPLTRNGNRGKYVWCELTSAA; encoded by the coding sequence ATGCCCGAAACCGAACCCTGGGAGTACACGCTCTACATCCCGAACGACGTCCGAGCCGTCACCGTCTCCCGCCGCACCCTCCGGCTCATCCTCACCATGCACGGCCTCATCAACCTCGCCGACACCGCCGAACTCCTCGCGACCGAGCTGGTCGCCAACGCCGTACGCCATACCAAGGGGCCGGCGGCGCTGCGGGTGCGGTGGGCGGGTGGGGTGCTGCGGATCGGGGCGTGGGATGCGGATCCGGAACCGCCCGAGCCGCCTCAGGAGTTGGCGAAGCTCGGGGAGGCCGAGGAGGGGCGAGGGCTGGCGCTGGTCCGGGCCTGTTCCGATCTGTGGGGCTGGCAGCCGCTGACCAGGAACGGCAATCGGGGCAAGTACGTGTGGTGCGAGCTGACCTCGGCGGCGTGA
- a CDS encoding L,D-transpeptidase family protein encodes MISSRIAGRSVAVLLAGAVLLPVGSASADPGESVDPVPPAAGPQSAELVPGVPVTLLPLSRMDTPDQALEPKVYTPSDTEEAVEPRDAPEEAYDAVEYVDPMDSFGDSTCSEETGVRQREVERWLKRPVDGEQSAADCRAIRAFQKKHRIKPAIGYAGPTTWATMQLVSARDNPNAERKCPVRTYRVACVDLDRQLVWVQTGKDVVFGPVPIRSGREGYGTRNGWHKVYWRHKNHVSSLYKSPMPYSQFFSGGQAFHGVYGSIFTPVGSMGCVNMGLKEARKLWGVLKKGDRVYVWGHRPEK; translated from the coding sequence ATGATCAGCAGTCGTATCGCAGGCCGGAGCGTCGCCGTGCTGCTCGCCGGGGCGGTCCTGTTGCCCGTCGGCAGTGCCTCGGCGGACCCCGGGGAATCCGTGGACCCCGTGCCGCCGGCCGCCGGACCGCAGTCCGCCGAACTCGTGCCGGGGGTCCCCGTGACCCTGCTTCCGCTCTCCCGGATGGACACCCCCGACCAGGCGCTGGAGCCGAAGGTGTACACGCCCAGCGACACGGAGGAGGCCGTCGAGCCGCGGGACGCGCCGGAGGAGGCGTACGACGCCGTGGAGTACGTCGATCCCATGGACTCCTTCGGGGACTCGACGTGCAGCGAGGAGACGGGCGTACGGCAGCGGGAGGTCGAGCGGTGGCTGAAGCGGCCGGTGGACGGGGAGCAGTCGGCCGCCGACTGCCGGGCCATCCGCGCCTTCCAGAAGAAGCACCGGATCAAGCCCGCCATCGGGTACGCCGGGCCCACGACATGGGCCACCATGCAGCTGGTCTCCGCCCGCGACAACCCCAACGCGGAACGGAAGTGCCCGGTGCGCACGTACCGGGTCGCCTGTGTCGACCTCGACCGGCAGCTCGTCTGGGTGCAGACCGGCAAGGACGTCGTGTTCGGGCCGGTGCCCATCCGGAGCGGACGGGAGGGGTACGGGACGCGGAACGGCTGGCACAAGGTCTACTGGCGGCACAAGAACCACGTGTCCTCGCTGTACAAGAGCCCCATGCCGTACTCCCAGTTCTTCAGCGGGGGCCAGGCCTTCCACGGTGTCTACGGCAGCATCTTCACCCCCGTCGGCTCGATGGGCTGCGTCAATATGGGCCTGAAGGAGGCCCGCAAGCTGTGGGGGGTGCTGAAGAAGGGCGACCGGGTGTACGTGTGGGGGCACCGGCCGGAGAAGTAG